The Vicia villosa cultivar HV-30 ecotype Madison, WI linkage group LG1, Vvil1.0, whole genome shotgun sequence genome includes a region encoding these proteins:
- the LOC131644293 gene encoding protein LIGHT-DEPENDENT SHORT HYPOCOTYLS 4-like isoform X2, producing MNSLEEFNSSNNTQSKTIINFTNTTTTSEDKNITNFTSSSSSSSAPQPANTLSRYENQKRRDWNTFGQYLRNHRPPLSLSRCSGAHVLEFLRYLDQFGKTKVHSQICPFFGHPNPPAPCPCPLRQAWGSLDALIGRLRAAFEENGGKPEDNPFGARAVRLFLREVRDSQSKARGISYEKKKRKRPQQQQQQQQLPPPSNNAT from the exons ATGAATTCACTTGAAGAATTCAACTCATCAAACAACACACAATCAaaaaccatcatcaacttcaccaacacaacaacaacatcagaaGACAAAAACATTACCAACTTCACAtcttcttcctcctcctcctcagcACCACAGCCAGCAAACACCTTAAGCCGCTACGAGAATCAAAAGAGAAGAGACTGGAACACTTTCGGACAATACCTAAGAAACCATAGACCACCACTCTCACTCTCACGTTGCAGTGGAGCACATGTTCTTGAGTTCCTAAGATATTTAGATCAGTTTGGGAAAACCAAGGTTCATTCACAGATTTGTCCGTTTTTTGGTCATCCGAATCCACCTGCACCTTGTCCTTGTCCTCTTCGACAAGCTTGGGGAAGCCTTGATGCGTTGATTGGAAGATTGAGAGCTGCTTTTGAAGAGAATGGTGGAAAACCTGAAGATAACCCTTTTGGTGCTCGTGCTGTTAGACTTTTTCTTCGTGAAGTTAGGGATTCGCAATCTAAAGCGAGAGGTATTAGCTATGAGAAAAAGAAGCGTAAACGCcctcaacaacaacagcaacaacaacaactaccaCCACCATCCAATAATGCAACTTA A
- the LOC131644293 gene encoding protein LIGHT-DEPENDENT SHORT HYPOCOTYLS 4-like isoform X1 yields the protein MNSLEEFNSSNNTQSKTIINFTNTTTTSEDKNITNFTSSSSSSSAPQPANTLSRYENQKRRDWNTFGQYLRNHRPPLSLSRCSGAHVLEFLRYLDQFGKTKVHSQICPFFGHPNPPAPCPCPLRQAWGSLDALIGRLRAAFEENGGKPEDNPFGARAVRLFLREVRDSQSKARGISYEKKKRKRPQQQQQQQQLPPPSNNAT from the coding sequence ATGAATTCACTTGAAGAATTCAACTCATCAAACAACACACAATCAaaaaccatcatcaacttcaccaacacaacaacaacatcagaaGACAAAAACATTACCAACTTCACAtcttcttcctcctcctcctcagcACCACAGCCAGCAAACACCTTAAGCCGCTACGAGAATCAAAAGAGAAGAGACTGGAACACTTTCGGACAATACCTAAGAAACCATAGACCACCACTCTCACTCTCACGTTGCAGTGGAGCACATGTTCTTGAGTTCCTAAGATATTTAGATCAGTTTGGGAAAACCAAGGTTCATTCACAGATTTGTCCGTTTTTTGGTCATCCGAATCCACCTGCACCTTGTCCTTGTCCTCTTCGACAAGCTTGGGGAAGCCTTGATGCGTTGATTGGAAGATTGAGAGCTGCTTTTGAAGAGAATGGTGGAAAACCTGAAGATAACCCTTTTGGTGCTCGTGCTGTTAGACTTTTTCTTCGTGAAGTTAGGGATTCGCAATCTAAAGCGAGAGGTATTAGCTATGAGAAAAAGAAGCGTAAACGCcctcaacaacaacagcaacaacaacaactaccaCCACCATCCAATAATGCAACTTAG